In Alkalihalobacillus sp. TS-13, the following are encoded in one genomic region:
- a CDS encoding sodium:alanine symporter family protein, whose translation MELIINWLNGIVWSSALVYLILGVGLFYSIATRFFQFRHFKDMVRLTFKGESSSAGVSSFQALSMSVGSRAGIGNIAGVATAITFGGPGAIFWMWVMAFLSASTSFIETTLAQVYKSKQDGEYRGGAPYYIGKGLNVEWYGILFAFITMVSMTILVPGIQVNTIALSMESAFGFNPMVTGTILVVLLGAIIFGGVKRIATTAQIIVPFMAIGYFIVCALVLLTNISQLPNILALIFSSAFNMDATFGGLIGSALAWGVQRGAFSNAAGFGSETFESGAAEVSHPAKQGLVQALSVYIDTLIICSATGFMILLTGMYNVVSPNGGTIVNNIGEAEPGSINAQLAIESVWPGFGAPFVAIAILFFAFTSIITYSYKAETSLAYINRNRKVKLTWPLNLLKIGLLVFVFYSSTNSATIAWAMGDLGFGIMTWLNIAAILLLTKPALKVLKDYEMQKKEGKDPVFNPTKLGIKGADFWEDDYEESSDEIVAERKSM comes from the coding sequence ATGGAATTAATTATTAATTGGTTGAATGGAATCGTGTGGAGTTCCGCCCTGGTTTACCTTATTTTGGGGGTTGGGTTGTTTTATTCGATTGCTACTCGTTTTTTTCAATTTAGGCATTTTAAGGATATGGTAAGGTTAACGTTTAAAGGGGAAAGTTCATCGGCGGGAGTATCTTCTTTCCAGGCCTTGAGCATGTCAGTTGGAAGTAGAGCAGGTATTGGGAACATCGCAGGTGTAGCTACAGCTATAACCTTTGGTGGTCCTGGTGCAATTTTCTGGATGTGGGTAATGGCCTTTTTGTCAGCTAGTACTTCATTTATTGAAACAACACTTGCACAAGTTTATAAAAGTAAACAGGACGGAGAATATAGAGGGGGTGCCCCTTATTACATTGGAAAAGGACTAAATGTAGAATGGTATGGTATTTTATTTGCTTTCATTACGATGGTTTCGATGACCATTCTTGTACCTGGCATCCAGGTTAATACAATTGCCCTCTCTATGGAAAGTGCATTTGGTTTTAATCCTATGGTTACTGGGACCATACTTGTTGTTTTACTTGGTGCTATTATTTTTGGAGGGGTTAAGAGAATCGCGACCACTGCACAAATAATAGTACCTTTTATGGCCATTGGATATTTTATTGTTTGTGCACTTGTTTTACTCACCAATATTTCACAATTACCTAACATATTAGCACTTATTTTTTCAAGTGCATTCAACATGGACGCTACTTTTGGTGGATTAATCGGTTCGGCACTTGCCTGGGGGGTTCAGCGAGGAGCTTTTTCCAATGCAGCAGGCTTCGGTAGTGAAACATTTGAATCTGGGGCTGCAGAGGTATCGCATCCTGCTAAACAGGGATTGGTACAAGCATTATCCGTTTATATTGATACATTGATCATTTGCTCGGCGACGGGGTTTATGATTCTACTAACAGGGATGTATAATGTGGTATCTCCAAATGGTGGGACTATAGTAAATAATATAGGTGAGGCTGAACCGGGATCAATTAACGCGCAATTGGCAATTGAATCGGTATGGCCAGGATTTGGTGCTCCATTTGTTGCTATTGCTATTTTGTTTTTTGCGTTTACGAGTATCATCACTTATTCATATAAGGCAGAAACAAGTCTTGCCTATATCAATCGTAATAGAAAAGTAAAACTGACTTGGCCGTTGAATCTACTTAAAATTGGCCTGCTGGTATTTGTATTCTATAGCAGCACGAATTCCGCTACAATTGCTTGGGCAATGGGAGATTTAGGGTTCGGTATCATGACCTGGTTAAATATAGCAGCGATCCTATTGTTAACGAAACCGGCATTGAAAGTATTAAAGGATTATGAAATGCAGAAAAAGGAAGGTAAAGATCCTGTATTTAATCCTACGAAGTTAGGCATAAAAGGTGCAGATTTTTGGGAAGATGACTATGAAGAAAGTTCAGATGAAATCGTAGCGGAAAGAAAATCTATGTAG
- a CDS encoding CoA-acylating methylmalonate-semialdehyde dehydrogenase produces the protein MTANTIDNFILGKWTTPSEPKYDEVVNPATGEVIAKVAISSESDVQQAVKVANESYKTWKKVPVPKRARILFQYQQLLNEHKEELAELITKENGKNYTEALGEVQRGIECVEFAAGAPSLMKGEQLPDIAVGIESGMYRYPIGVVGGITPFNFPMMVPCWMFPLAIACGNTFVLKPSEKTPLLATRLAELFQEAGLPDGVLNIVNGAHDVVNELLEHEDIQAISFVGSQPVAEYIYKTAAANGKRVQALAGAKNHSIVLPDAELDVAVPNIISAAFGSAGQRCMAASVVVAVGNIADELIARLKTEADNIVIGDGSIENVFLGPVIRKEQQERTLSYIKAGEEEGATLLRDGREDEIDEEGSFVGATIFDHVDTSMKIWKDEIFAPVLSIVRVNSLNEAIEFTNQSDFANGACLFTDSAHAVRKFREEIDAGMLGINLGVPAPMAFFPFSGYKKSFYGDLHANGTDGVEFYTRKKMLTARY, from the coding sequence ATGACAGCTAACACAATTGATAATTTTATTTTAGGTAAATGGACAACACCTTCAGAACCCAAATATGACGAGGTAGTAAATCCTGCTACTGGTGAAGTGATTGCTAAAGTTGCCATTTCCAGTGAGTCAGACGTGCAACAAGCTGTGAAGGTGGCTAATGAATCGTACAAAACATGGAAAAAAGTTCCTGTTCCGAAAAGAGCACGAATATTGTTTCAATATCAACAATTGTTAAACGAGCATAAAGAAGAACTTGCAGAACTTATCACAAAAGAAAATGGAAAAAATTACACTGAAGCGCTGGGAGAGGTACAACGAGGGATTGAGTGTGTGGAATTTGCCGCTGGTGCTCCTTCACTTATGAAAGGAGAACAATTGCCTGATATTGCAGTCGGGATAGAATCAGGAATGTATCGCTATCCAATTGGAGTAGTTGGTGGGATTACACCTTTCAATTTCCCAATGATGGTCCCATGTTGGATGTTCCCTTTAGCTATTGCATGTGGAAATACCTTTGTGTTGAAGCCCTCGGAGAAAACCCCTTTGCTTGCTACACGGCTTGCAGAATTATTTCAAGAAGCAGGGCTTCCAGATGGTGTATTAAATATTGTAAACGGGGCGCATGACGTTGTGAACGAATTACTGGAACATGAAGATATTCAAGCCATTTCGTTTGTAGGTTCACAACCAGTCGCAGAATATATTTATAAAACAGCCGCTGCGAATGGAAAGCGGGTCCAGGCACTAGCTGGGGCAAAAAACCATTCCATCGTGCTTCCAGATGCTGAGTTGGATGTAGCCGTTCCTAATATTATCAGTGCTGCTTTTGGATCGGCGGGACAACGTTGTATGGCGGCTTCAGTCGTTGTAGCTGTGGGAAATATTGCTGATGAACTCATTGCTAGGTTGAAAACAGAAGCTGACAACATTGTCATCGGTGATGGGTCAATAGAAAACGTTTTTCTCGGACCAGTCATACGCAAGGAGCAGCAAGAACGGACACTTTCCTATATCAAGGCCGGTGAAGAGGAGGGGGCTACGTTATTACGAGATGGTCGAGAAGATGAAATTGATGAAGAAGGTTCATTTGTCGGGGCTACTATTTTTGATCACGTCGATACCTCAATGAAAATCTGGAAAGATGAAATCTTTGCGCCGGTTCTTTCTATCGTTCGTGTTAATTCTTTAAACGAAGCGATCGAGTTCACCAATCAATCTGATTTTGCCAATGGTGCTTGCTTATTTACAGACAGCGCACACGCTGTGAGAAAATTCAGAGAAGAAATTGATGCGGGCATGTTAGGGATAAATCTAGGTGTACCAGCCCCTATGGCGTTTTTCCCTTTCTCCGGATATAAGAAATCTTTTTATGGAGATCTTCATGCCAATGGAACTGATGGAGTGGAATTTTACACAAGGAAAAAGATGTTAACGGCACGTTATTAA